Sequence from the Chanodichthys erythropterus isolate Z2021 chromosome 12, ASM2448905v1, whole genome shotgun sequence genome:
ccgatggctcagtgaggcctgagcaatgacatttcctctctcaagatccattaatgtactaaaaacatatttaaatcagttcatgtgagtacagtggttcaatattaatattataaagccaccagaatatttttggtgcgccaaaaaaacaaaataatgacttatattgAACTTAcacatgaacagatttaaatatgattttagtacattaatgaatcttgagaagaaatgtcattgctggctatgcaggcctcactgagccatcggatttcatcaaaaatatcttgtgatgaacgaaggtcttacgggtgtggaacgacatgagggagagtaattaatgacattattttcatttttgggtgaactaaccctttaagcgtGCGTGTTCTTGTCTTCCAGCGGTCCGCGACTCCAGCACAGCGTTGCGCGTCTCCAGCTGGACGCCTCACAAGCGGTACGCGTCCGGTCCGGAGGACGATCTGGCCTTCCTGGAGCTGAAGGAGCCTTTTCCACAGAACATGTCCATCATCCCGCTCTGCCTGCCGGAGAAAGACTACAGCGAGAACATCCTGATGAAGGCTGGCCGAGAGGGCGTGCTCATGGGCGGAGCCAGCCACTCTTACCTCTCATTGGACGACTGTCGTGACTCCCTCAACCTCACGTTCTTAATGACCAACAAGATGTTCTGCATGGCGTCTGACGCTCGCGTCCGCAGCAGACTGATGAAGTGCGAGGTGAAGTCCGGgagtcccgtcgccacagtggAGGGGAAGACGGCGTTCCTGACGGGCGTGTCTCTGTCGGACTGCGATAAAGGACTCGTGTTCACCAAACTGTCCCGATACCTGCACTGGCTCCGGCCGCTGCTGCACGCGTCCGAGAAAGAACTACAGCAATGATGATCTCAGAATCATGTGTGGGTCATATTTCACTGCAAAATAACAATATGATGAGCGTGTCCAGAATGTTTTATACTGACGTGTTTTAGGCAGCATTCAATAAAACGATCAAACGTACAAAACAGTGTGACGTTTATTTGACataatcaataaaaaaacaagGGCAAACATAAAATGAgaatgaatcactgaagaaCAGCGTGTTTCCTCCTGGTAAcaggtgcattctgggagctGATGTTCAGGATACGCTGGACAGCGGAGGAAACGGGTTCTGCTTGCTGACGACCAGCTTCTGGTGCTGATGGGAAATATAACCCTTGATGTGaccctgagagagagagaagggcgTCTCACACTCGTGCAAACACTTTAACAGCACATGTTTGTgcccaacaggaagtgatgtGTGCGTCTCACCATGTAAATGAGGTTGGCAAGGATGCACTGCACTTCATCGATGTCCACGTCCTCCACCTTCATCATCCTCAGCGCCACCAGGAAGGCATCCAGAGGAAGCTGATGCGTCTTTAGCAGATGATACCTGCAGACGAACGCTCTCAgatcaatgtgtgtgtgtgtgtgtgtgtgtgtgtgtgtgtgtgagagagtgtgtgtgttgttcaCTCACACTTTCTTAAAGAGGTTCCTGTAGGTGATGATCTTCAGCTTCTCCAGGATGAGGAAGATGCCGCAGCGGATGAAGAAGGTCTCGTGTTTGACCAGAGCTTCATTGAGCAGTAAGAGGTTCCCCTCGCTGACACACACAGGAGAAGATGATGAGGATCTACAGCATCCTCActggactgtgtgtgtgtgtgtgcgtgtgtgtgtgtgtgtgtgtgtgtgtgtgtgtgagagagagagtgtgtgtgtgtgttacctcACGGCCTTGGTGACATCAGCAAACTGCATGAGGTCGTACTTCTTCAGCAGCTGATGTGTGGGCATGTGACCCTGACAAGACAAACACAACCATGTGACATCTGAACATCTGATTCTTCTGCATTCCATTTTAATggataaattaatcaaaaatgttagTAGTCAAAATTAACAATTTataaaaagtttaacaaaaattaatgaaatatatCTAATTTTCCCCCAGATTCTGTgccgttttaatttttctggatttataatttaatacaaaGTTATTATAAGAATGAATGAAGGCatcaacattaataatgtaaTGAATCTGGCGTGAATGTCAGCGACGGTCGTACCAGCAGCATCTTGACGGGCAGCAGGTAGATGAGGATGAGCCTCTTGTTCCTCTGACAGGAGCGATGGCAGTGTGTGAAGGAGAAGGACAGACACTCCTCAGCtggacacacagagacacactgAGCTCTAGTGACCAACAGAAGGGCTctgacgcacacacacacacacacacacacacacacacacacacactcacctggTTTGAAGTCGCTGTCGAACATGGCCTTCCTGCCCACGTAGTACTTGTAGGTGACGCGCTGAGCCATGCTGTACTCGTCCTTCAGCGTGGAGCCGTCGATGGCGCGGATCAGCGGCTTACACAGGTGCAGCTTATTGATCTGAAGAAATAAAGAGGGTCATTATCACGCttcatctcacaattatgacctttttcctcacaattgcaaattataaagatataattctaagaaaaaaagcAGCTAACGACAAATAAAaactttgattttaataatgtattagtaaatgttgaaattaacttCAAAGGATTAAACCTCATGCAGTCCTTTAAGATTAATAAACGCTTTAGAAGgattttcattgttagttcatgataactAATAGAACTTTACtagaatattaataaaaactctGGACTCTTACTTTGAAATAGATCTTGAAGAGCTGATTGATCAGAAACAACATTCCCCATTTCTTTGAATCATCGATCCCAGCGCGactgaaacacaaacacaagctCGGTCACATGACCGTACGGATACTGAGCCTCACATTaacttaaaaaagaaaaaaactcaacattgatgataatcataaatgtttcaaatcatcatatcagaatgatttctgaaggatcatgtgacactgaagactggagtaatgatgctgaaaattcagctttgcatcacatgatataaattacactttactatatattcacatagaaaacagctgatttacactggaataatatttcactatttaactgtatttttgatcaaataaacgcagccGTGGTGAGCAGAAGGCTCCTTCTGTGATGGTTTATTAATGTAATAACTCACTTATCGCTGGCACAGACTCTGAAGCAGTTCATCAGCTGCTCCGTGGCTTTCTCCAGCATATCTCCAACCTTCCCTTTCCCCTTCACCTGCAGCTGCTGCTCCGcctgatcacacacacacacacacacacacacgctgtgAGACGCTGCGGATGTTGCTGATCCACAGATGAATGAGTTGCACTCACATTATTGGCAAATATCCTGAGGTCGAGAGTCACGGCAAACATGATCGGCAGAGCCCTGAAAACACAGCCATCATCAGTGACCGTCAGTGAGTTTATGGTTTGACCCTCCTAATGCATCCAAGTCCTTTTATGCATAAATATTTCTAAAATACATAGATTTTATTGTGGGAAAAACTTTGCAAATGGATTAAGATTATCAAAATACaccttttttcagttttttaagATAGATATAATaaccatttaaattaaattgtgcATTCGGGTCAACTTTTCTTTACAACAGAAATCCATGATCTCACCAGTTCTCCTCTTTATGAGCCTGAAACGCTCTCAGAAACGATGTTCAGCTGAGTTAAGGACAAACACTGAAcaatctcaacacacatcacgcTACAAGATCCTGCATAAAGGATATTGAACCACCACCGTCTGGCATTTGTAGGCCTCCACAAAGTCATGATTGGACACAGCGAAGGTGCACCTGCAGAGGAAGAGACGAGACGCCGGTGAACGAGACGCCAGAGGTGAACACATCAAACACACACTGATGAAGAATCACACCTGAGATGAGCGGCCACCATCTCGTCGTACGGCGGCTCCAGCAGCTGCTGACACTTCTCCTCTGGACTGGACAGctgcgacacacacacacacacgttaatAATCATGCATCTCTGAgcgtaacacacacacacacacatcatagACAGCAGTTTCCAgcaatttatcaaaataaatatccaaaaaactaagaaatgtgattaaaataaataaataaaaataaaatattttgagtgTTTGGGGGTCTGTGGAAATTATGAAATAAGAACagggtaaaaataaataaataaataaaacaaataataataaggtTAAACTAAATgtctaaaaaaataaagctaataaatgtgataaataaaaaataatacaaacacCTTTTGAGTGCTAGGGTGTCTGTGGAAATGTTTAGAgaaaaacagtataaaaatgtcaaaataaataaataataaatgataaaacatGAGATCAGACTAAATAtctaaagaaattaaaataaataaataaataaaacattttgataGCTAGGCGGCCCATGGAAACATTTGCATCAActaaatatccaaaaaacaaaacaaaaatgtaattaaaataaataattaaataaataaaaagggtgTCCTTAGAAATGTTTAGAGAAAAACAGAGTAAAAAAATTAAGTGCTAGGAaatgtttagaaaaaaaaatttaactaaatatttaaataaattaaaataaaaaccaaaaaaaattaatttcattaaaataaataattaaaaataaaatattttgggtGCTAGGGGTTTCATAGAAATTTTTAGAGAAAAACAGggtatacataataaataaaacaaataataataataataataataataatgttaaactAAATATCTAATAAAtgtgataaatatataaaaataataatacgaATAACACCTTTTGAGTGCTGGGGGATCTGTGGAAATGTTTAgagaaaaatagtaaaaaaaaaaaaaaagtctaaataaataaataataaatgataaaaaaaaaattagatcaGACTAAATAtctaaacaaattaaaataaatgaaaaaaacattttgatagCTAATGAGGTCCATAGAAACGTTTGCATCAActaaatatccaaataaataaaaataaaaaatgtaataaaaataaataaataaaaataaaacatattaaatgctAGGGGTCCATGGAAATGTttacagaaaataataataaaaacaataataaataataaaaaaataacattaaaccATTAagttcagaaacattaaaataaatgaacgCGGTTtaattgagtgagtgagtgacctGCAGGCGAGGGTTGGCCACATGCGGGTGTTTGAAGGACAGCATCTCAGCACAGAACGACCCGTCTCTGCTCTCCAGAGCCTCCAGAACCTGCAgaacacacacagtcagagaCTGAGAGAGCTTCAGACTGACCTGCAGTGGACACACCACTCACCTGCTGCAGGTACTGATTGAGAGTGATGTGCGccatgacctctgacctctgatCCAGTAGCGCTGAAACAAGATCGTGTTTATAATGAGCTGCTGTCTACACCAGCATCCACACTAGACAGTAAACACAGTAGTGCTGATCACACTGAGAAAGCCTCGATTAGCGCAGAGCTAATTCacacattcatcacaatgaCCGGAAGTGCTATTACGTGTACATATGCGTTACAAACATGATATCATATCAGCGACTGAACTGAAAcacacaattattattatttacccAGACCAATTCACATCCCGTGGCGCGTGTGCTTCACTGCAGAGCCCGCTGACGTCACTCCAGCACTTCCTGTTTACATCAGTGAACACGCAGCTGGGGATTCCATTCCGCACTTTCCATAAACGGAAATATTCGCCTCAGTTTAATCAACATTAACGAACGGGTATTTGTCGATGTGAAATCGTGTTTTATAACACTATTCTGATAAATAATTGGAATGTTTAGCTGAAGAAAAAATATAATGTCTTAAAGTtggtcaataataataatatgtcagtcagttgagttctTTTGTGAGTTAAAAGTCATAGTTATGAcatgaaaagttgaaattatgacatattaaGTCATAAAAGCTCACAATTATTGGATAAAATGGCAAAATTGTGGCGTAAAGTCACAGTTTTGActgttttatttgattatttaagTATATTTAGAAGTTTCTCTGAAGTGAGGTGAAGCGTGTGATCCTCCGGCGGCAGATTCGTCATTGGTTTGCCATCTTGTGCTGCTCGCGCGATCATCAGAGTGAATATGGAGTAAATCTGCTGAATATCTCTGAATATCTGTGATTATATCTGCTGATGTGTGTGTAGCGTGTGTCGTGAGGCAGAGGCACTCCATGAGGGTTTGGAGCCGGTTCCATGGCTCTGGTTCTGGCTCGGTTCAGTGTGTTTACAGCTAGCAGCTAACTGCGTTTATTATATTTGAGGATCAATGATGGCAGAAGATCTCCAGCACAACCAGAAGTCCAACTTTAATGGACTCACCAAACCTGCCAAAGCAGGAGCGTCTAAGAAACTGATCATTAAGAACTTTAAAGGTGAGTTTCACTGAACTACAGCTAGTGCACTAGTTAGTGTGTGTCACAACATAGTCAACTACAGAGACAACATCACATCTAGTGTTATTATTGAAATTAAACTCAATATTAAactgttttttgtgtgtatatattctGCTGAttcatatgtatatgtatataatatatatgatagacctacatatatatatatatatatatatatatatatataatatatatatatatattattataatataatataatattatagacATTTTTAGAGAgttttaaagtgtgtgtgtgtgtgtgtgtgtgtgtgtgtgtgtgtgtgtgtgtgtgtgtgtgcagacaGGCCGAAGCTGACGGACAGCTACACTGAAGACACGTGGATGAAGCTGCGAGATGCTGTTGGAGCGATTCAGAACAGCACCTCCATCAAATACAACCTGGAGGAGCTCTACCAGGTGAGACGAGCGAGTCGCTCAGGTTATGATGCTGCGGAGAGTCTTAcacgcacacagacacacacacacacacacacacacacacacacacacacacacacacacacacacacacactgatgtaaAGTTCAGAATCaagattttataatgtttctgaaagagtctcttctgctcaccacagctgtgtttatttgatcaaaaatacagtaaaaatagtgaaataatattccaatgtaaatcagctgttttctatgtgaatatatagtaaagtgtaatttattcctgtgatcaaagctgaattttcagcatcattactccagtcttcagtgtcacatgatccttcagaaatcattctgatatgatgatctgctgcttatgaaacatttctgattattatcaatgttgaaaacagtttctgTGGAAATCGTtatacattaccattcaaaagattaATTCATCAAagacgcattaaattgatcaaaagtgacagtaaagacatttataatgttacaaaagattctattacaaataaacgctgttcttttgaactttctattcatcaaagaatcctgaaaaagaaaACGCATTACAGTTTACACAGACACTGTCTCACgtaattttgtttaattcttaattttatttaattttacatttattctattttatttttcattttatgtaattttattctattttatttttatttaatattttatttctattctatttttttatttattttaatttaatttttatttatttttattttctatattttattttttattctaatttgtttttattttaattttatttgattttatattttataaaattttacattttaaaattctattttcatattttattttattccattttctattttacttttatcattttttattttatttttattttattctattttatattatgtttaattttatttattttatta
This genomic interval carries:
- the pcid2 gene encoding PCI domain-containing protein 2, producing the protein MAHITLNQYLQQVLEALESRDGSFCAEMLSFKHPHVANPRLQLSSPEEKCQQLLEPPYDEMVAAHLRCTFAVSNHDFVEAYKCQTVVVQSFLRAFQAHKEENWALPIMFAVTLDLRIFANNAEQQLQVKGKGKVGDMLEKATEQLMNCFRVCASDNRAGIDDSKKWGMLFLINQLFKIYFKINKLHLCKPLIRAIDGSTLKDEYSMAQRVTYKYYVGRKAMFDSDFKPAEECLSFSFTHCHRSCQRNKRLILIYLLPVKMLLGHMPTHQLLKKYDLMQFADVTKAVSEGNLLLLNEALVKHETFFIRCGIFLILEKLKIITYRNLFKKVYHLLKTHQLPLDAFLVALRMMKVEDVDIDEVQCILANLIYMGHIKGYISHQHQKLVVSKQNPFPPLSSVS